In Musa acuminata AAA Group cultivar baxijiao chromosome BXJ2-10, Cavendish_Baxijiao_AAA, whole genome shotgun sequence, a genomic segment contains:
- the LOC135587021 gene encoding mannosyl-oligosaccharide 1,2-alpha-mannosidase MNS3-like, with protein MQDIHYDNAKFRRRSPLKVITQALVTSHIRYCCRGCSTGKFLMLLMILGLTYLITHKSSDHSASNIHLNSAANVGHKYVKEGVSIIDKIWRKPPRLPPQLPPDEAQNVSSSLEEQRLHWFSRKQKVKEAFVHAWSGYKNHAMGYDELMPLSQRGTDGLGGLGATIVDSLDTAIIMGADEIVYEAVPWIEKQLVERIEKKGQVNLFETTIRVLGGLLSAYHLSRGDKGTISDSGIPMTLKGVKSEIFLELAKTLADRLLSAFASSPTSIPFSDVVLHDHSAHPAPDGLSSTAEVSTLQLEFNYLSEISGDPKYRSKAMKVLEHIRSLPKVEGLVPIHISPHSGQFNGENIRLGSRGDSYYEYLIKVWIQQKNSGNQLNYLYQMYEEAMRGVRHLLVRKSIPRGLVFVGELPHGSNGSFSPKMDHLVCFLPGTLALGATKGITKKKAIERNLLTPDDLENLKLAEDLAKTCFEMYAITSTGLAPEIAYFHIEGDSEGGLDGGNKSSEYIDDIIIKHNDRHNLLRPETVESLFVLHRVTEDPKYREWGWQIFEAFEKYTKVDSGGYTSLDDVTLIPPPRRDKMETFFLGETLKYLYLLFGDENVIPLDKFVFNTEAHPLPIIWSKYSA; from the exons GTGATTACTCAAGCACTGGTCACTAGCCATATCAGATATTGCTGCAGAGGCTGTAGCACAGGAAAATTTTTAATGCTGTTGATGATCCTTGGTTTGACATACTTGATAACACATAAAAGTTCTGACCATTCTGCATCTAACATACATTTGAATAGTGCTGCAAATGTAGGACATAAATATGTCAAGGAAGGTGTTAGTATAATAGACAAAATTTGGAGAAAACCTCCAAGGCTTCCTCCACAACTTCCTCCTGATGAAGCCCAAAATGTTAGTTCTAGTCTTGAAGAACAGAGGCTGCATTGGTTTTCAAGGAAACAAAAAGTCAAAGAGGCATTTGTTCATGCTTGGTCTGGGTACAAAAACCATGCAATGGGTTATGATGAGCTTATGCCATTGAGTCAAAGAGGCACTGATGGTTTGGGAGGTCTAGGTGCCACCATAGTAGATTCCTTGGATACAGCCATTATAATGGGTGCTGATGAAATTGTTTATGAAGCAGTACCATGGATAGAAAAACAACTTGTGGAAAGAATTGAAAAGAAAGGGCAGGTTAACTTGTTTGAGACAACAATACGTGTATTAGGTGGGCTTCTCAGTGCTTATCATTTAAGTCGGGGAGATAAGGGTACCATAAGTGATAGTGGAATACCTATGACTCTTAAAGGTGTTAAATCAGAAATCTTTCTGGAGTTGGCAAAGACCTTAGCTGACAGGCTGTTATCTGCCTTCGCTTCAAGTCCAACATCAATTCCTTTCAGTGATGTTGTTCTCCATGATCATTCTGCTCATCCAGCTCCCGATGGCTTAAGCAGTACCGCTGAAGTTTCGACCTTGCAACTTGAGTTTAACTACCTAAGTGAAATTTCTGGTGATCCCAAGTATCGTTCAAAGGCAATGAAGGTGTTGGAACATATTAGGTCTCTTCCCAAGGTGGAAGGACTGGTGCCCATCCATATCAG CCCTCACTCAGGTCAGTTTAACGGAGAGAACATTCGGCTGGGATCTCGTGGTGATAGCTACTATGAATACTTGATTAAAGTTTGGATTCAGCAAAAGAATAGTGGCAATCAGCTAAACTATTTGTATCAGATGTATGAAGAAGCAATGAGAGGGGTGAGGCACCTTCTTGTTCGGAAGTCCATTCCCAGAGGATTGGTTTTTGTTGGGGAGCTGCCTCATGGATCTAATGGTTCTTTCAGTCCTAAAATGGATCACCTG GTCTGTTTCCTACCAGGAACCCTAGCCCTTGGTGCAACAAAAGGTATCACGAAGAAGAAAGCTATTGAAAGAAACTTGTTGACCCCAGATGACTTGGAGAATTTGAAGCTTGCTGAAGATCTAGCAAAAACATGCTTTGAAATGTATGCTATCACTTCTACGGGTCTTGCTCCTGAAATTGCTTATTTCCATATTGAG GGTGATTCTGAAGGGGGTCTTGATGGTGGTAACAAAAGCTCTGAGTATATAGATGACATAATAATCAAACACAATGATCGCCACAATCTTTTGCGCCCTGAAACAGTGGAATCATTGTTTGTGTTGCATCGTGTAACCGAAGATCCAAA ATACCGAGAATGGGGTTGGCAGATCTTTGAGGCCTTTGAAAAATATACGAAGGTAGATTCTGGTGGGTACACATCTCTTGATGATGTCACACTAATTCCTCCTCCTAGACGAGACAAAATGGAGACATTCTTTTTAGGTGAAACCTTGAAGTATCTATATTTGTTGTTTGGAGACGAGAATGTTATTCCTTTAGATAAATTCGTATTCAACACAGAGGCCCATCCTCTTCCAATTATTTGGTCAAAATATTCAGCCTAG
- the LOC135624855 gene encoding prefoldin subunit 6-like — translation MASSPAAVRELQQDLESQANALSKIQKDIAKNHQVRKQYTIQLGENELVLTELELLNENSNVYKLIGPVLVKQDIAEANANVRKRIEYISVELKRLDGTLQDSEDKQNSKKESVLQLQQKIQTLQAGKSKS, via the exons ATGGCTTCATCTCCGGCGGCCGTCAGGGAACTCCAGCAGGATCTCGAGAGTCAGGCCAACGCCCTCAGCAAGATCCAAAAAG ACATCGCCAAGAATCACCAAGTCCGGAAGCAGTACACCATCCAGCTCGGCGAGAACGAACTTGTCCTCACG GAATTGGAACTATTGAATGAGAATTCCAACGTGTACAAGCTGATCGGACCTGTGCTCGTGAAGCAGGATATAGCGGAGGCTAACGCCAACGTGCGCAAAAGGATCGAATACATCTCGGTTGAACT TAAGCGGCTCGATGGGACACTTCAGGATTCAGAAGACAAGCAGAACAGCAAGAAGGAATCG GTCTTACAATTACAACAGAAGATTCAAACTCTGCAGGCTGGAAAATCCAAATCCTAG